A part of Entelurus aequoreus isolate RoL-2023_Sb linkage group LG03, RoL_Eaeq_v1.1, whole genome shotgun sequence genomic DNA contains:
- the LOC133646481 gene encoding SR-related and CTD-associated factor 8-like isoform X1, which translates to MEAVKSFNNELYSLNEYKPPISKAKMTQITKSGIKAIKFYKHVVQSVEKFIQKCKPEYKVPGLYVIDSIVRQSRHQFGTEKDVFAPRFSKNIIPTFQHLYRCPSDDKSKIVRVLNLWQKNAVFKSDIIQPLLDMAAGIPPPSLTPIMPSSVAPVNNTTPGTPATPATPANIVQGLPDWASQITNTDTVAAVAQILQSPQGQQLQQLVQSLQMQQQKPQPSLLQALDAGLVVQLQALTAQLTAAATANSLNPLEQRVSSFNKKLLGQFDFGNDSERSEESKKETSSSQLPMVSEPINSSLFHQLAEQLQQQNLEQFQKQLFEHQQKAMSIEGQDSIFGQENSGANAQGSSQPQLSESDNKMDESMDNQQQDMDLDDGPDGMEENNFEGEEKKTSGTRSGTRSRSRSPKRRRSRSRSGSRKRKHRKRSRSRSRDRKRKTSRSYSSERRAREREKERQKKGLPPIRSKTLSVCSTTLWVGQVDKKATQQDLTNLFEEFGQIESINMIPPRGCAYICMVHRQDAFRARQKLSTGSVKIGSKVIKIAWALNKGVRQEYKQFWDVDLGVTYIPWEKVKVDDLDGFAEGGIIDQETVNEEWDTAKTSESTKDVMSQALSTETSSSNNQSKSYNQQVTMMPVQLPVPQVVSAAVGLVPPTFPVTMSIPPPGYGPPPPFIRPSFNASQPPPGFLQAAQAAAMASAPASLVQASVATSQEQVKESPFGAMIPTTSSIPGNFMSSNMPGASMFSAVGVQSQQDKLQHSAKILDGTTELTLQGMQNAVRGGMGLLGMHPTASIAHPLHQPPGMAGQRMPGMLPLDVRPNLLQPGHGTRFPLLLHQGPGQQPGGLLDGSLQAHAHIRPPFSQLDHFNRPHHQANNNVSKAEESSSGADEGKDQDYRFPPVEKQSTGLLRTPPPEHRTPLGGGGGGGAGGGGAGGGGGGSRPALLQTPVTQPARNSLLGRLQALAGFTPDNQWNQSRGDFDERDGIRGGPQEDRPSPGQNFPNRFDNRPLNAAQKNAGGPQPWNRSGGAVGNFESDFDERRSQWDRQRDRDEREFDFRREMNGSRHNRERGRDRPREHDRDKDRERGNWTPVLPLPTPLLPTPPINPNLVLNQGKLLSPLRFNTSSQSRFQTPHQSQPQTKPPLLGQNQPLVPIQSPEPSKPSQAAEVEPQHDITTRPETPEDQSPPSGQAAPEKTQTQSPLPGSPTDTQSSPQPETPLFTESLLTEQICSKLSTDSDTPGQGSPVVFTRAASPPEETRNSLEEEQQSPREKNEEVLQEKAPSPQAEWVSGDEMDKSIVVEPTSDASPELTSGSSNCLLRESEAEQQQQQQQQQQQQQQQQQGASPKDIDIEQSEAMEEAASEPVLDTDTDTEGT; encoded by the exons TTCTACAAGCATGTTGTCCAAAGTGTGGAGAAGTTCATACAAAAG TGCAAGCCAGAATACAAAGTCCCTGGCCTGTATGTCATCGACTCAATTGTGAGACAGTCACGACACCAGTTTGGCACAGAAAAGGATGTTTTTGCTCCACGCTTCAGCAAGAATATCATCCCTACATTCCAGCACCTCTACCGTTGCCCTTCAGATGACAAG AGTAAGATAGTGCGCGTTTTAAACCTGTGGCAAAAGAATGCTGTCTTCAAGAGTGATATCATCCAGCCGTTGTTGGACATGGCCGCAGGGATTCCTCCTCCAAGCCTTACTCCCATCATGCCCAGCAGCGTTGCCcctgtcaataacaccacacCTG GCACTCCAGCTACTCCGGCAACCCCAGCCAACATAGTCCAGGGACTTCCAGACTGGGCTTCACAAATTACCAACACAGACACAGTGGCAGCTGTTGCGCAGATCTTACAAAGTCCTCAAGGGCAACAG CTTCAACAGCTTGTACAGAGTCTGCAAATGCAGCAGCAAAAGCCCCAACCATCGCTGCTACAGGCCTTGGATGCTGGTCTGGTTGTACAACTGCAAGCTCTGACTGCTCAACTCACTGCAGCTGCTACTGCCAACAGCCTCAACCCCCTCGAACAGAGGGTCTCTTCTTTTAACAAG AAGCTTTTGGGGCAGTTTGACTTTGGAAATGATTCTGAACGCAGTGAAGAATCTAAGAAGGAAACATCCTCCTCTCAACT GCCTATGGTGTCAGAGCCCATCAACAGCTCACTGTTCCACCAGCTTGCAGAGCAACTGCAGCAGCAGAACCTGGAGCAGTTCCAGAAGCAGCTGTTTGAGCACCAGCAAAAG GCTATGAGCATAGAAGGCCAGGATAGTATCTTTGGGCAAGAGAACTCTGGTGCAAATGCTCAGGGTAGCAGTCAGCCACAGCTTTCTGAGTCGGACAACAAGATGGATGAGTCCATGGACAACCAGCAACAG GACATGGATCTTGATGATGGCCCGGATGGAATGGAAGAGAATAACTTTGAGGGAGAAGAGAAAAAAACCTCTGGGACACGCTCCGGAACACGCTCTCGCTCCAG GTCTCCTAAAAGGAGAAGGTCCAGGTCCCGCTCTGGTTCTCGGAAGCGTAAGCACCGGAAGCGGTCGCGCTCACGCTCCAGAGATCGTAAGAGGAAGACGTCGCGGTCGTACTCAAGTGAAAGACGTGCCCGAGAGCGCGAGAAGGAGCGTCAGAAGAAAGGATTGCCTCCTATACGATCCAAAACTCTAAGCG TATGCAGCACAACTCTGTGGGTCGGGCAGGTGGACAAAAAGGCTACTCAGCAAGACCTCACAAACTTGTTTGAAGAGTTTGGCCAAATAGAGTCCATAAAT ATGATTCCTCCAAGAGGCTGTGCTTACATCTGTATGGTCCATAGACAGGACGCCTTCCGTGCACGCCAGAAGCTCAGCACAGGTTCTGTCAAGATTGGCTCAAAAGTCATCAAG ATTGCTTGGGCCTTAAACAAGGGAGTGAGACAAGAGTACAAACAATTTTGGGATGTGGACCTTGGAGTCACCTACATTCCTTGGGAGAAAGTTAAAGTAGATGACTTGGATGGCTTTGCTGAAGGAGGAATTATTGATCAGGAGACCGTCAATGAAG AGTGGGACACAGCTAAGACTTCTGAATCAACCAAGGATGTTATGAGCCAAGCACTTAGCACTGAGACATCATCATCCAACAACCAGAGTAAAAGCTACAACCAGCAAGTGACCATGATGCCTGTGCAG CTACCAGTGCCACAGGTGGTTTCTGCTGCAGTAGGCTTGGTTCCTCCTACCTTTCCTGTCACTATGAGCATACCCCCACCAGGATACGGGCCGCCACCACCATTCATAAGGCCGAGCTTCAATGCCTCACAACCACCTCCAG GATTTTTGCAGGCAGCACAAGCAGCAGCCATGGCCTCAGCACCAGCTT CCCTTGTGCAGGCCTCTGTTGCAACCAGCCAGGAACAAGTTAAGGAATCACCATTTGGGGCTATGATTCCAACAACCAGCTCTATCCCTGGCAACTTTATGTCCTCAAATATGCCAGGAGCCAGTATGTTCAGTGCTGTTGGAGTCCAAAGTCAGCAAGACAAACTGCAACATTCTGCTAAGATTTTGGACGGAACAACAGAGCTCACACTTCAAG GCATGCAGAATGCAGTTCGCGGTGGAATGGGTCTTCTAGGCATGCACCCCACAGCTTCCATCGCTCACCCACTTCACCAACCGCCTGGAATGGCAGGACAAAGAATGCCTGGAATGCTTCCACTCGACGTGCGCCCTAACCTCCTTCAGCCTGGGCATGGTACTCGCTTCCCTCTCCTCCTGCATCAGGGACCTGGCCAACAGCCCGGTGGCCTCCTTGATGGTTCCCTTCAAGCTCATGCCCACATCAGGCCCCCTTTCTCTCAATTAGACCATTTTAACAGGCcgcatcaccaggccaataataATGTATCTAAGGCAGAAGAGTCCTCTTCAGGGGCTGATGAGGGCAAAGACCAGGACTACCGTTTTCCCCCCGTTGAAAAGCAGAGCACAGGTTTGCTGAGAACCCCCCCACCAGAGCATCGAACACCACTTGGTGGTGGTGGAGGCGGAGGAGCAGGAGGCGGAGGAGCaggaggcggaggaggaggaAGCAGGCCTGCATTGCTGCAAACCCCAGTGACTCAGCCTGCCAGAAACAGTCTGCTTGGACGTCTGCAGGCCCTAGCTGGATTCACCCCTGATAATCAATGGAATCAGTCTAGAGGGGACTTTGATGAACGAGATGGCATACGAGGTGGTCCTCAGGAGGATCGGCCCTCCCCGGGGCAGAACTTTCCGAACCGCTTTGACAACCGTCCTTTAAACGCAGCTCAGAAAAATGCAGGCGGCCCACAGCCCTGGAACCGTAGTGGCGGTGCCGTAGGAAACTTTGAAAGTGACTTTGATGAACGAAGATCCCAATGGGACAGGCAGAGAGACCGAGACGAAAGAGAGTTTGACTTCAGGAGGGAAATGAACGGAAGCCGTCACAACCGTGAGCGAGGGCGAGATCGTCCCAGAGAGCACGACCGCGATAAAGACAGAGAGCGTGGCAATTGGACGCCTGTTCTCCCTCTACCAACGCCTCTTCTTCCAACCCCGCCCATTAACCCCAACCTGGTCCTGAACCAAGGGAAGCTGCTCTCCCCTCTCAGATTCAACACCTCGAGTCAATCTCGATTCCAAACCCCCCATCAGTCTCAACCCCAGACGAAACCACCTCTGTTAGGTCAGAATCAGCCGCTTGTTCCCATCCAGTCGCCAGAGCCAAGCAAGCCTAGCCAAGCAGCTGAGGTTGAACCGCAGCACGATATCACCACTCGGCCCGAGACTCCAGAAGATCAGTCACCACCCTCAGGCCAAGCAGCACCTGAGAAGACTCAGACTCAGAGTCCATTGCCAGGCTCACCCACTGACACCCAGTCATCACCGCAGCCAGAGACCCCTCTATTTACTGAATCACTACTCACAGAGCAGATCTGTTCCAAGTTGTCCACAGACAGCGACACTCCAGGCCAGGGCTCTCCTGTTGTCTTTACGCGCGCTGCCAGCCCCCCTGAAGAGACAAGAAACTCTCTGGAGGAGGAGCAGCAAAGTCCACGGGAGAAGAATGAGGAAGTCTTACAAGAGAAAGCTCCCTCACCCCAAGCTGAGTGGGTCAGTGGCGATGAGATGGACAAAAGCATTGTGGTTGAGCCCACATCGGATGCTTCGCCTGAGCTCACCTCAGGGTCCTCCAATTGTCTGCTTCGTGAAAGTGAAgccgagcagcagcagcagcagcagcagcagcagcagcagcagcagcagcagcagcagggtgCCTCTCCTAAGGACATAGACATTGAACAGAGTGAGGCCATGGAGGAAGCTGCGAGTGAGCCAGTGCTAGACACTGACACAGACACTGAGGGGACATAA
- the LOC133646481 gene encoding SR-related and CTD-associated factor 8-like isoform X2, protein MAAGIPPPSLTPIMPSSVAPVNNTTPGTPATPATPANIVQGLPDWASQITNTDTVAAVAQILQSPQGQQLQQLVQSLQMQQQKPQPSLLQALDAGLVVQLQALTAQLTAAATANSLNPLEQRVSSFNKKLLGQFDFGNDSERSEESKKETSSSQLPMVSEPINSSLFHQLAEQLQQQNLEQFQKQLFEHQQKAMSIEGQDSIFGQENSGANAQGSSQPQLSESDNKMDESMDNQQQDMDLDDGPDGMEENNFEGEEKKTSGTRSGTRSRSRSPKRRRSRSRSGSRKRKHRKRSRSRSRDRKRKTSRSYSSERRAREREKERQKKGLPPIRSKTLSVCSTTLWVGQVDKKATQQDLTNLFEEFGQIESINMIPPRGCAYICMVHRQDAFRARQKLSTGSVKIGSKVIKIAWALNKGVRQEYKQFWDVDLGVTYIPWEKVKVDDLDGFAEGGIIDQETVNEEWDTAKTSESTKDVMSQALSTETSSSNNQSKSYNQQVTMMPVQLPVPQVVSAAVGLVPPTFPVTMSIPPPGYGPPPPFIRPSFNASQPPPGFLQAAQAAAMASAPASLVQASVATSQEQVKESPFGAMIPTTSSIPGNFMSSNMPGASMFSAVGVQSQQDKLQHSAKILDGTTELTLQGMQNAVRGGMGLLGMHPTASIAHPLHQPPGMAGQRMPGMLPLDVRPNLLQPGHGTRFPLLLHQGPGQQPGGLLDGSLQAHAHIRPPFSQLDHFNRPHHQANNNVSKAEESSSGADEGKDQDYRFPPVEKQSTGLLRTPPPEHRTPLGGGGGGGAGGGGAGGGGGGSRPALLQTPVTQPARNSLLGRLQALAGFTPDNQWNQSRGDFDERDGIRGGPQEDRPSPGQNFPNRFDNRPLNAAQKNAGGPQPWNRSGGAVGNFESDFDERRSQWDRQRDRDEREFDFRREMNGSRHNRERGRDRPREHDRDKDRERGNWTPVLPLPTPLLPTPPINPNLVLNQGKLLSPLRFNTSSQSRFQTPHQSQPQTKPPLLGQNQPLVPIQSPEPSKPSQAAEVEPQHDITTRPETPEDQSPPSGQAAPEKTQTQSPLPGSPTDTQSSPQPETPLFTESLLTEQICSKLSTDSDTPGQGSPVVFTRAASPPEETRNSLEEEQQSPREKNEEVLQEKAPSPQAEWVSGDEMDKSIVVEPTSDASPELTSGSSNCLLRESEAEQQQQQQQQQQQQQQQQQGASPKDIDIEQSEAMEEAASEPVLDTDTDTEGT, encoded by the exons ATGGCCGCAGGGATTCCTCCTCCAAGCCTTACTCCCATCATGCCCAGCAGCGTTGCCcctgtcaataacaccacacCTG GCACTCCAGCTACTCCGGCAACCCCAGCCAACATAGTCCAGGGACTTCCAGACTGGGCTTCACAAATTACCAACACAGACACAGTGGCAGCTGTTGCGCAGATCTTACAAAGTCCTCAAGGGCAACAG CTTCAACAGCTTGTACAGAGTCTGCAAATGCAGCAGCAAAAGCCCCAACCATCGCTGCTACAGGCCTTGGATGCTGGTCTGGTTGTACAACTGCAAGCTCTGACTGCTCAACTCACTGCAGCTGCTACTGCCAACAGCCTCAACCCCCTCGAACAGAGGGTCTCTTCTTTTAACAAG AAGCTTTTGGGGCAGTTTGACTTTGGAAATGATTCTGAACGCAGTGAAGAATCTAAGAAGGAAACATCCTCCTCTCAACT GCCTATGGTGTCAGAGCCCATCAACAGCTCACTGTTCCACCAGCTTGCAGAGCAACTGCAGCAGCAGAACCTGGAGCAGTTCCAGAAGCAGCTGTTTGAGCACCAGCAAAAG GCTATGAGCATAGAAGGCCAGGATAGTATCTTTGGGCAAGAGAACTCTGGTGCAAATGCTCAGGGTAGCAGTCAGCCACAGCTTTCTGAGTCGGACAACAAGATGGATGAGTCCATGGACAACCAGCAACAG GACATGGATCTTGATGATGGCCCGGATGGAATGGAAGAGAATAACTTTGAGGGAGAAGAGAAAAAAACCTCTGGGACACGCTCCGGAACACGCTCTCGCTCCAG GTCTCCTAAAAGGAGAAGGTCCAGGTCCCGCTCTGGTTCTCGGAAGCGTAAGCACCGGAAGCGGTCGCGCTCACGCTCCAGAGATCGTAAGAGGAAGACGTCGCGGTCGTACTCAAGTGAAAGACGTGCCCGAGAGCGCGAGAAGGAGCGTCAGAAGAAAGGATTGCCTCCTATACGATCCAAAACTCTAAGCG TATGCAGCACAACTCTGTGGGTCGGGCAGGTGGACAAAAAGGCTACTCAGCAAGACCTCACAAACTTGTTTGAAGAGTTTGGCCAAATAGAGTCCATAAAT ATGATTCCTCCAAGAGGCTGTGCTTACATCTGTATGGTCCATAGACAGGACGCCTTCCGTGCACGCCAGAAGCTCAGCACAGGTTCTGTCAAGATTGGCTCAAAAGTCATCAAG ATTGCTTGGGCCTTAAACAAGGGAGTGAGACAAGAGTACAAACAATTTTGGGATGTGGACCTTGGAGTCACCTACATTCCTTGGGAGAAAGTTAAAGTAGATGACTTGGATGGCTTTGCTGAAGGAGGAATTATTGATCAGGAGACCGTCAATGAAG AGTGGGACACAGCTAAGACTTCTGAATCAACCAAGGATGTTATGAGCCAAGCACTTAGCACTGAGACATCATCATCCAACAACCAGAGTAAAAGCTACAACCAGCAAGTGACCATGATGCCTGTGCAG CTACCAGTGCCACAGGTGGTTTCTGCTGCAGTAGGCTTGGTTCCTCCTACCTTTCCTGTCACTATGAGCATACCCCCACCAGGATACGGGCCGCCACCACCATTCATAAGGCCGAGCTTCAATGCCTCACAACCACCTCCAG GATTTTTGCAGGCAGCACAAGCAGCAGCCATGGCCTCAGCACCAGCTT CCCTTGTGCAGGCCTCTGTTGCAACCAGCCAGGAACAAGTTAAGGAATCACCATTTGGGGCTATGATTCCAACAACCAGCTCTATCCCTGGCAACTTTATGTCCTCAAATATGCCAGGAGCCAGTATGTTCAGTGCTGTTGGAGTCCAAAGTCAGCAAGACAAACTGCAACATTCTGCTAAGATTTTGGACGGAACAACAGAGCTCACACTTCAAG GCATGCAGAATGCAGTTCGCGGTGGAATGGGTCTTCTAGGCATGCACCCCACAGCTTCCATCGCTCACCCACTTCACCAACCGCCTGGAATGGCAGGACAAAGAATGCCTGGAATGCTTCCACTCGACGTGCGCCCTAACCTCCTTCAGCCTGGGCATGGTACTCGCTTCCCTCTCCTCCTGCATCAGGGACCTGGCCAACAGCCCGGTGGCCTCCTTGATGGTTCCCTTCAAGCTCATGCCCACATCAGGCCCCCTTTCTCTCAATTAGACCATTTTAACAGGCcgcatcaccaggccaataataATGTATCTAAGGCAGAAGAGTCCTCTTCAGGGGCTGATGAGGGCAAAGACCAGGACTACCGTTTTCCCCCCGTTGAAAAGCAGAGCACAGGTTTGCTGAGAACCCCCCCACCAGAGCATCGAACACCACTTGGTGGTGGTGGAGGCGGAGGAGCAGGAGGCGGAGGAGCaggaggcggaggaggaggaAGCAGGCCTGCATTGCTGCAAACCCCAGTGACTCAGCCTGCCAGAAACAGTCTGCTTGGACGTCTGCAGGCCCTAGCTGGATTCACCCCTGATAATCAATGGAATCAGTCTAGAGGGGACTTTGATGAACGAGATGGCATACGAGGTGGTCCTCAGGAGGATCGGCCCTCCCCGGGGCAGAACTTTCCGAACCGCTTTGACAACCGTCCTTTAAACGCAGCTCAGAAAAATGCAGGCGGCCCACAGCCCTGGAACCGTAGTGGCGGTGCCGTAGGAAACTTTGAAAGTGACTTTGATGAACGAAGATCCCAATGGGACAGGCAGAGAGACCGAGACGAAAGAGAGTTTGACTTCAGGAGGGAAATGAACGGAAGCCGTCACAACCGTGAGCGAGGGCGAGATCGTCCCAGAGAGCACGACCGCGATAAAGACAGAGAGCGTGGCAATTGGACGCCTGTTCTCCCTCTACCAACGCCTCTTCTTCCAACCCCGCCCATTAACCCCAACCTGGTCCTGAACCAAGGGAAGCTGCTCTCCCCTCTCAGATTCAACACCTCGAGTCAATCTCGATTCCAAACCCCCCATCAGTCTCAACCCCAGACGAAACCACCTCTGTTAGGTCAGAATCAGCCGCTTGTTCCCATCCAGTCGCCAGAGCCAAGCAAGCCTAGCCAAGCAGCTGAGGTTGAACCGCAGCACGATATCACCACTCGGCCCGAGACTCCAGAAGATCAGTCACCACCCTCAGGCCAAGCAGCACCTGAGAAGACTCAGACTCAGAGTCCATTGCCAGGCTCACCCACTGACACCCAGTCATCACCGCAGCCAGAGACCCCTCTATTTACTGAATCACTACTCACAGAGCAGATCTGTTCCAAGTTGTCCACAGACAGCGACACTCCAGGCCAGGGCTCTCCTGTTGTCTTTACGCGCGCTGCCAGCCCCCCTGAAGAGACAAGAAACTCTCTGGAGGAGGAGCAGCAAAGTCCACGGGAGAAGAATGAGGAAGTCTTACAAGAGAAAGCTCCCTCACCCCAAGCTGAGTGGGTCAGTGGCGATGAGATGGACAAAAGCATTGTGGTTGAGCCCACATCGGATGCTTCGCCTGAGCTCACCTCAGGGTCCTCCAATTGTCTGCTTCGTGAAAGTGAAgccgagcagcagcagcagcagcagcagcagcagcagcagcagcagcagcagcagcagggtgCCTCTCCTAAGGACATAGACATTGAACAGAGTGAGGCCATGGAGGAAGCTGCGAGTGAGCCAGTGCTAGACACTGACACAGACACTGAGGGGACATAA